The Pasteurella multocida genome contains a region encoding:
- a CDS encoding nuclear transport factor 2 family protein, whose amino-acid sequence MQQQREATIALWFEMWLQQQDLGIDRIFTENVIYIESWGPKYTDRATLKHWFSEWNQRGKVQVWAIKQYFHKGNQTIVEWTFHDQMQDGRKEAFDGMSLIKWSGHNQICYLQEFGCHREHYNPYEQGDIPQFREDKKHWF is encoded by the coding sequence ATGCAACAACAACGAGAAGCCACGATAGCCTTATGGTTTGAGATGTGGCTGCAACAACAAGATTTAGGTATTGATCGGATCTTTACGGAAAATGTGATTTATATTGAAAGCTGGGGACCGAAATATACTGATCGCGCAACGCTCAAGCATTGGTTTAGCGAGTGGAACCAGCGTGGTAAAGTACAGGTTTGGGCAATCAAGCAGTATTTTCATAAAGGCAATCAAACGATTGTAGAGTGGACCTTCCATGATCAAATGCAAGATGGCAGGAAAGAGGCATTTGATGGTATGTCGCTAATTAAATGGTCTGGGCACAATCAAATTTGCTATTTACAAGAATTTGGTTGTCATCGTGAACATTATAATCCTTATGAACAGGGCGACATTCCCCAATTTCGAGAAGACAAAAAGCACTGGTTTTAA
- a CDS encoding DMT family transporter: MTNKQGYGYFCLLLATLFWGSNYLFGKILSTDIPPIVLNYARWFPAALILLLLFSKRSCQFTPVIRQHWRILIALSLLGIVIFPVFLYQGLQTTTSLNASIYLAVVPIFVLFLNRLVFGDPIDFTGLTGALFSFVGVLWLLSQGDIQRLTQLEVNQGDLWALGSALSWSIYCCLIRLKPAHLPNTVLLTTLVCMAMLLFTPLFIWQYQQLPPAFFSTLTPTQYSIITYLIIGPSILSYGFWNYGISLVGADKGAAFTNATPLFAALLGVLVLNETLAFYHMISAGLIIAGLLLCNRKSCSS; this comes from the coding sequence ATGACGAACAAACAAGGTTATGGCTATTTTTGCTTACTGTTAGCCACCCTCTTTTGGGGCAGTAACTACCTATTTGGCAAAATACTCAGCACGGACATTCCACCCATTGTGTTAAATTATGCTCGTTGGTTTCCGGCTGCCTTAATCTTATTGCTATTATTTAGTAAACGTAGCTGCCAATTTACGCCCGTGATCCGTCAACATTGGCGAATTTTGATCGCACTTTCTCTGCTGGGTATTGTGATTTTCCCAGTATTTTTATATCAGGGTTTACAAACCACAACGTCGCTCAATGCCAGTATTTACCTCGCGGTAGTCCCTATTTTTGTCTTATTTCTCAACCGCCTTGTCTTTGGTGATCCTATTGATTTTACGGGATTGACTGGTGCATTGTTTAGTTTTGTTGGAGTTCTTTGGCTACTTAGCCAAGGCGATATACAACGTCTAACTCAATTAGAAGTGAATCAAGGGGATTTATGGGCACTCGGCTCTGCACTGAGTTGGTCTATTTATTGTTGTCTGATTCGTCTTAAACCAGCACACTTACCCAATACGGTGCTGTTAACTACGTTAGTTTGTATGGCAATGTTACTTTTTACCCCGCTCTTCATTTGGCAATATCAACAATTGCCACCTGCATTTTTCTCTACGTTAACACCAACACAATATAGCATTATTACTTATTTAATCATCGGTCCATCGATCCTATCTTATGGCTTTTGGAACTATGGGATTTCGCTAGTGGGTGCGGATAAAGGCGCTGCCTTTACAAATGCCACACCGTTATTCGCAGCGTTATTAGGGGTATTAGTGTTAAATGAAACTCTTGCGTTCTACCACATGATCAGTGCGGGTTTAATCATTGCTGGGCTATTACTTTGTAACCGAAAATCGTGCTCGTCTTAG
- the folB gene encoding dihydroneopterin aldolase, whose protein sequence is MIDHIFIEELTVFAQIGVYDWEQQIKQKLVFDLEMAWDCRQAAETDDVQYCLNYAEVSAFILDYVQSKPFLLIERVAYEMAEQLQQRFGIRWLRLKLSKPKAVAQARNVGIIIERGIR, encoded by the coding sequence ATGATTGATCACATTTTCATTGAGGAACTGACCGTTTTCGCTCAAATTGGGGTATATGACTGGGAACAGCAAATTAAACAAAAATTAGTGTTTGATCTGGAAATGGCATGGGATTGCCGTCAAGCGGCAGAAACTGACGATGTGCAATATTGTTTAAATTATGCTGAAGTGAGTGCGTTTATTCTTGATTATGTGCAATCAAAACCCTTCTTATTGATTGAACGCGTGGCATATGAAATGGCGGAGCAATTACAACAACGCTTTGGCATCCGCTGGTTACGTTTAAAATTGAGTAAACCGAAAGCCGTGGCACAAGCACGTAATGTCGGCATCATTATTGAGCGCGGAATACGATGA
- the plsY gene encoding glycerol-3-phosphate 1-O-acyltransferase PlsY translates to MSLFAIFYLFLAYLLGSVSSAILLCRLAGLPDPRESGSHNPGATNVLRIGGRWVALSVLLFDMLKGMLPVWLGYYLGLTHFELGMVALGACLGHIFPIFFKFKGGKGVATAFGAIAPISWGVAGSMLGTWLLIFFVSGYSSLSAVMTALLVPFYVWWFKPEFTFPVALVCCLLIYRHHDNIQRLWRGQEDKVWNKLKNKKD, encoded by the coding sequence ATGAGCCTATTTGCGATTTTCTATCTGTTCCTGGCGTATTTATTAGGATCTGTTTCTAGTGCAATTTTATTGTGTCGTTTAGCGGGGTTGCCTGATCCAAGAGAAAGTGGTTCTCATAATCCCGGTGCAACCAATGTCTTGCGTATTGGTGGGCGTTGGGTGGCATTGAGTGTACTCCTGTTTGATATGCTCAAAGGTATGTTACCTGTTTGGTTAGGCTATTATCTTGGTTTGACTCATTTTGAATTAGGGATGGTGGCATTAGGTGCTTGTTTAGGGCACATTTTCCCAATCTTCTTTAAATTTAAAGGCGGAAAAGGGGTGGCAACGGCATTTGGTGCTATTGCGCCGATCTCATGGGGTGTCGCTGGCAGTATGCTGGGCACTTGGTTATTGATTTTCTTCGTGAGTGGTTATTCTTCGCTCAGTGCAGTGATGACCGCGCTTCTGGTACCTTTCTATGTGTGGTGGTTTAAGCCCGAGTTTACTTTCCCTGTCGCTTTAGTGTGTTGCTTGTTGATTTATCGCCATCATGACAATATTCAGCGTTTGTGGCGTGGGCAAGAAGACAAAGTGTGGAATAAACTGAAAAACAAAAAAGATTAA
- the zipA gene encoding cell division protein ZipA encodes MISLCEFYPFNNDEEWIMDLNTILIILGIIALIILVVHGLWANRREKSQYFKSANTFTRDSRLREPPAHIQSASEEKKDANTSTPTAEVSPAQRTFAFEAEKQFAHEQQAVEQAIENIKITLPKEEQPYQAKIEPDTPPTSPALTTIAEVENYANQEEGIDTHSEQLRQQLADLAQQSPSVTLAALQEEQALMESQAQQQASENVSQDTDATFIMMYVVAPENYQFQGARLAKILDELGFLFGEHNIYHRHSDLSVNSPVLFSVANIEQPGTFDYNMHDFSTVGIALFMQLPSEGNDLMNLRMMIRAAKSIAEDLGGFVLTDQQAIFDDQAEKAYLDKVR; translated from the coding sequence ATGATAAGCTTATGCGAGTTTTATCCTTTTAATAATGATGAGGAATGGATAATGGATTTGAATACAATTTTAATTATTTTAGGCATTATCGCATTAATTATTTTGGTGGTTCATGGCTTATGGGCCAATCGCCGCGAAAAGTCACAATACTTTAAAAGTGCGAATACCTTTACGCGAGATTCTCGTCTAAGAGAACCTCCGGCGCATATCCAATCAGCATCAGAAGAAAAAAAGGATGCGAACACCAGTACACCTACCGCCGAGGTTTCTCCGGCACAACGTACCTTTGCTTTTGAAGCAGAAAAACAATTCGCCCATGAACAACAAGCCGTTGAACAAGCGATTGAAAATATCAAAATTACTTTGCCTAAAGAAGAGCAACCTTATCAAGCTAAAATTGAACCCGATACCCCACCAACCTCTCCCGCGTTAACCACCATTGCAGAGGTTGAGAATTATGCAAATCAAGAAGAAGGGATCGATACTCACTCCGAACAATTACGCCAACAATTGGCTGATCTCGCACAACAATCACCTTCCGTGACATTAGCTGCATTACAGGAAGAACAAGCCTTAATGGAAAGTCAAGCTCAGCAACAAGCAAGCGAAAATGTAAGCCAAGACACGGATGCCACTTTTATTATGATGTACGTCGTTGCACCTGAAAATTATCAATTCCAAGGCGCAAGACTGGCTAAAATTTTAGATGAATTAGGTTTCTTATTTGGTGAACATAATATTTATCACCGCCATTCTGATTTAAGTGTCAACAGCCCAGTCTTATTTAGTGTTGCCAACATCGAACAACCTGGGACATTTGATTACAATATGCATGACTTTAGTACCGTTGGGATCGCCCTCTTTATGCAGTTGCCATCAGAAGGCAATGATCTGATGAATTTACGCATGATGATCCGTGCAGCGAAAAGTATTGCGGAAGATCTTGGCGGCTTTGTCTTAACTGATCAACAAGCCATTTTTGATGACCAAGCGGAAAAAGCCTATCTTGATAAAGTCAGATAA
- the cysZ gene encoding sulfate transporter CysZ translates to MLSHAELKQGFHYFMMGWHLITQKGLRRFVIMPILLNIVLLSGLFWLFITQIEKMIGMLMLSIPDWLSWLSSILLIFAILMILVLFYFVFTTLSGFIAAPFNGLLAEKVEKMLTGENLVEGSVWDFMKDIPRMLGQEWQKLVYSLPKLIILFLLGFVPVLGQSVIPIIVTLFTAWMMAIQYCDYPFDNHKVPFFVMKAELAEKRALSLSFGGLVMLCTFIPLVNLVVIPVAVCGATAMWVTHFREHLAMKPVNQEGVSRASTVSIVK, encoded by the coding sequence ATGTTATCGCATGCTGAACTGAAGCAAGGCTTTCATTATTTTATGATGGGGTGGCATTTAATTACTCAGAAAGGGCTACGCCGTTTTGTGATTATGCCAATCCTACTAAACATCGTGTTACTAAGCGGATTATTTTGGCTTTTTATTACACAAATTGAAAAAATGATTGGAATGCTCATGCTCTCGATTCCAGATTGGTTAAGTTGGTTGAGTAGCATTTTGCTGATATTTGCTATTTTGATGATTTTAGTCCTGTTTTATTTTGTCTTCACGACCTTGTCAGGCTTTATTGCTGCACCTTTTAATGGTTTGTTAGCGGAGAAAGTCGAAAAAATGCTGACAGGTGAAAATCTGGTGGAGGGCAGTGTATGGGATTTTATGAAAGATATTCCACGGATGCTTGGGCAAGAATGGCAAAAGTTAGTGTATAGTTTACCAAAACTGATTATTTTATTTTTATTAGGTTTTGTGCCGGTTTTAGGGCAAAGCGTTATTCCGATTATTGTGACATTATTTACGGCATGGATGATGGCAATTCAATATTGTGATTATCCTTTTGATAACCATAAAGTGCCTTTTTTTGTGATGAAAGCAGAATTAGCAGAAAAGAGAGCACTTAGCTTAAGTTTCGGTGGTTTGGTAATGCTGTGTACTTTTATTCCTTTAGTGAATTTGGTGGTGATTCCTGTTGCTGTTTGTGGTGCGACGGCGATGTGGGTGACACATTTTCGCGAGCATTTAGCCATGAAACCGGTTAATCAGGAAGGCGTAAGTCGAGCGAGTACAGTCAGCATTGTAAAATAG
- the cysK gene encoding cysteine synthase A, producing MTIYSDNSYSIGNTPLVRLKHFGQGNIVVKVEGRNPSFSVKCRIGANMVWQAEKDGILTKEKEIVDATSGNTGIALAYVAAARGYKITLTMPETMSAERKRLLRGLGVNLVLTEGALGMKGAIAKAEEIVASDPQRYVMLKQFENPANPAIHQQTTGPEIWRDTDGQIDVLVAGVGTGGTITGISRYIKQDKGKAILSVAVEPAESPVISQTLAGEEIKPAPHKIQGIGAGFIPKNLDLALVDRVETVSSEEAMQTARRLMAEEGILGGISSGAAVAAADRLAKLPEFAEKLIVVILPSASERYLSTALFEGIEA from the coding sequence ATGACCATTTACTCAGATAATTCTTATTCAATTGGTAATACACCACTTGTGCGCTTGAAACACTTTGGTCAAGGCAATATTGTGGTCAAAGTGGAAGGGCGTAATCCCAGTTTTAGTGTGAAGTGCCGTATTGGGGCGAATATGGTATGGCAAGCAGAAAAAGACGGCATTTTGACGAAAGAAAAAGAAATTGTCGATGCTACCAGTGGGAATACTGGGATCGCCTTAGCCTATGTGGCAGCTGCACGCGGTTATAAAATCACTTTAACGATGCCAGAAACCATGAGTGCAGAACGTAAACGTTTATTACGTGGATTGGGCGTCAATTTAGTTTTAACGGAAGGTGCATTGGGCATGAAAGGGGCAATTGCCAAAGCAGAAGAAATTGTCGCGTCTGATCCACAACGCTATGTGATGTTAAAGCAGTTTGAAAATCCGGCTAATCCAGCCATTCACCAACAAACAACTGGACCGGAAATTTGGCGTGATACGGATGGTCAAATTGATGTGCTGGTTGCCGGTGTTGGCACCGGCGGGACGATTACAGGGATTAGCCGTTATATTAAACAAGATAAAGGTAAAGCGATTCTCTCTGTGGCAGTTGAACCTGCGGAATCACCGGTGATTAGTCAAACTTTAGCCGGTGAAGAGATCAAGCCTGCCCCACATAAAATTCAAGGCATTGGCGCGGGCTTTATCCCTAAAAATTTAGACCTTGCATTAGTGGATCGTGTTGAAACCGTGAGTAGTGAGGAAGCCATGCAAACTGCACGTCGATTAATGGCAGAAGAAGGCATTTTAGGGGGGATTTCATCAGGAGCGGCGGTGGCTGCCGCAGATCGTTTGGCAAAATTACCTGAATTTGCCGAGAAATTAATCGTAGTTATTTTACCGTCTGCGTCAGAACGCTATTTAAGTACGGCATTATTTGAAGGCATTGAGGCTTAA
- the hemB gene encoding porphobilinogen synthase translates to MTQQIFASFPQRRLRRMRKQAFSRRLMAENKLSVEDLIYPVFIIEGEKQREPVPSMPGVERLTIDELLIEAELLVKYGVPVIALFPVIAQEKKSLMAEEAYHPDGLVQRAVKALKDKFPTELGILTDIALDPYTTHGQDGIIDQHGYVLNDVTSDILVKQALSHAKAGADIVAPSDMMDGRIGKIRHALEEKGFINTLIMAYSAKYASHYYGPFRDAVGSATNLKGGDKKTYQLDPANSDEGLQEVALDLQEGADMVMVKPGMPYLDLVYRVKTHFGVPTFAYQVSGEYAMHQAAIQNGWLKEKECIMESLLCFKRAGADGILTYYAKQVAEWLYWDKQHQ, encoded by the coding sequence ATGACACAACAAATTTTTGCCAGTTTCCCTCAACGTCGCCTACGCCGTATGCGGAAACAAGCTTTCAGTCGCCGTTTAATGGCAGAAAATAAACTCAGCGTAGAGGATTTAATTTATCCCGTTTTTATTATTGAAGGCGAAAAGCAAAGGGAACCCGTACCTTCCATGCCTGGTGTAGAACGCTTAACCATTGATGAGCTATTAATTGAAGCCGAACTTTTAGTCAAATATGGGGTACCGGTGATTGCGCTTTTCCCGGTGATTGCACAAGAGAAAAAATCCTTAATGGCAGAAGAAGCTTATCATCCTGATGGCTTAGTACAGCGCGCGGTAAAAGCATTAAAGGACAAATTCCCAACTGAACTTGGCATACTTACTGATATTGCCCTCGATCCCTATACTACACATGGACAAGACGGGATAATTGATCAACATGGCTATGTATTAAATGATGTCACTAGCGATATTTTAGTCAAACAAGCGCTTTCCCATGCGAAAGCGGGCGCAGATATTGTAGCACCAAGCGATATGATGGATGGTAGAATTGGCAAAATTCGCCATGCCCTCGAGGAAAAGGGGTTTATCAATACACTCATTATGGCGTATTCTGCCAAATATGCTTCTCATTATTATGGACCTTTCCGCGATGCCGTCGGTTCTGCCACCAATTTAAAAGGGGGCGATAAAAAAACTTATCAATTAGATCCGGCCAATAGTGATGAAGGACTACAAGAAGTGGCATTAGATTTACAAGAAGGGGCAGATATGGTGATGGTCAAACCCGGCATGCCGTATTTAGATTTGGTTTATCGCGTGAAAACCCATTTTGGCGTGCCAACTTTCGCTTACCAAGTATCGGGTGAGTATGCCATGCATCAAGCTGCGATCCAAAACGGCTGGCTCAAAGAAAAAGAATGTATTATGGAATCTTTATTGTGCTTCAAACGTGCTGGCGCCGATGGGATTTTGACGTATTACGCCAAACAAGTAGCAGAATGGCTATATTGGGACAAACAACATCAATAA
- the tatC gene encoding twin-arginine translocase subunit TatC, whose product MRVEDSQPLISHLMELRDRLLRAIIFVAVVFCALVYFANDIYNFVASPLIDVLPAGASMIATNIATPFFTPIKLTAVVAVFLSVPYLLYQVWAFVAPALYQHEKRLIYPLLFSSTVLFYLGVAFAYYVVFPLVFGFLTKTAPTGVAIATDISSYLDFVLTIFLAFGVCFEVPVAIILLCWTGVTTPEDLKGKRPYIIVAAFIIGMLLTPPDIFSQTLLAIPMWLLFEVGVIFARFYRPREDEETQ is encoded by the coding sequence ATGCGTGTTGAAGATTCTCAACCTCTGATCAGCCACTTAATGGAATTACGTGATCGCCTACTACGAGCGATCATTTTTGTTGCGGTCGTTTTTTGTGCCTTAGTGTATTTTGCCAACGACATCTATAACTTTGTGGCCTCGCCTTTAATTGATGTGTTACCGGCTGGCGCCAGTATGATCGCCACCAATATTGCTACCCCTTTCTTCACACCAATCAAATTAACTGCGGTGGTTGCCGTCTTTCTCTCCGTGCCTTATTTACTCTATCAAGTCTGGGCATTTGTGGCACCTGCCCTCTATCAACATGAAAAACGCTTGATTTACCCGCTCCTGTTTTCCAGTACTGTCCTGTTTTATCTTGGGGTGGCTTTCGCTTATTATGTTGTCTTTCCTCTCGTGTTTGGTTTCTTAACCAAAACCGCCCCAACAGGTGTCGCGATTGCTACAGATATCAGTAGCTATTTGGATTTTGTATTGACGATCTTCTTAGCATTTGGAGTCTGTTTTGAAGTGCCTGTGGCGATTATTTTATTATGTTGGACAGGCGTCACTACACCCGAGGATCTTAAAGGCAAACGCCCCTATATTATTGTTGCTGCTTTTATTATTGGCATGCTATTAACACCACCCGATATTTTCTCGCAAACCCTACTTGCTATCCCAATGTGGTTATTGTTTGAGGTTGGTGTGATTTTTGCACGTTTTTATCGCCCTAGAGAGGATGAAGAAACGCAATAG
- the tatB gene encoding Sec-independent protein translocase protein TatB, whose protein sequence is MFDIGFSELFLILVIGLLVLGPKRLPVAIRTVMGWVATIRGLASNVQNELKQELKLQELQESIKKAEELNFQQLSPELSKTVEELKASAEKMRTALEQKAAATNTTLEEQIKEIKNATESTSQTLTEQLTPSEQVTEATTDDVLSPAEQAELAEENDEMAYIQQYYPDDDDEPVFASKVKPQTEEIQDKKA, encoded by the coding sequence ATGTTTGATATTGGGTTTTCTGAGTTATTTCTTATTTTAGTCATCGGTCTGCTTGTGCTCGGACCGAAACGTTTGCCTGTGGCAATTCGCACCGTCATGGGCTGGGTTGCAACAATTCGTGGTTTAGCCTCCAATGTGCAAAATGAACTAAAACAAGAACTGAAATTACAAGAGCTGCAAGAAAGCATAAAAAAAGCAGAAGAACTCAATTTCCAACAACTCTCGCCTGAACTCAGTAAAACGGTTGAAGAATTGAAAGCCTCGGCTGAAAAAATGCGTACCGCGCTAGAACAAAAAGCCGCAGCGACCAATACAACACTGGAAGAACAGATCAAAGAGATAAAAAATGCAACAGAGAGCACATCACAAACACTGACGGAGCAACTCACCCCGTCTGAACAAGTGACGGAGGCAACAACCGATGATGTCCTGTCTCCTGCAGAACAAGCAGAACTTGCCGAAGAAAACGATGAAATGGCTTATATCCAGCAATATTATCCCGATGACGATGATGAGCCGGTATTTGCCTCAAAAGTAAAACCTCAAACAGAAGAAATACAAGATAAGAAAGCCTAA
- the tatA gene encoding Sec-independent protein translocase subunit TatA: MGGISITQLLIIVAIVVLLFGTKKLRTLGSDLGESVKGFKKAMADDNKEKDAEFKSLNDDSETTAKTEKAKDKEQA, encoded by the coding sequence ATGGGTGGCATTAGTATTACGCAACTACTTATTATTGTAGCAATCGTTGTTTTATTATTTGGTACAAAAAAATTGAGAACATTAGGGTCTGACTTGGGCGAATCCGTAAAAGGTTTCAAAAAAGCCATGGCAGATGATAACAAAGAAAAAGATGCCGAATTCAAGTCATTAAACGATGACAGCGAAACTACAGCAAAAACTGAAAAAGCAAAAGACAAAGAACAAGCATAA
- the ubiB gene encoding ubiquinone biosynthesis regulatory protein kinase UbiB yields MQIKDISHLYNIIKTFLLYGIDEALPQHRYTRAIRCWRKTLFWLRNQHKDKTFGLRLRLALQELGPVWIKLGQMLSTRRDLFPPDIADELALLQDQVDPFDGKIARAQIEKALGAPLETWFDEFNETALASASIAQVHTAKFKQNAPHLESRLAGKEVVLKVLRPNIQQMINADLSLMYKVASWIPRIKAEGRRLRPVEVVREYEKTLRDELDLRREMANAIQLRANFENSPMLYIPEMYKQFCHQTVIVMERIYGIPVSNIEELHANGTNMKLLAERGVQVFFTQVFRDSFFHADMHPGNIFVNRAHPDDPQYIGIDCGIVGRLNDHDKRYLAESFVAFFNRDYRRVAEMHVASGWTPKDTNIDDFEQAFREVCEPIFAKPLSEISFGHVLLNLFNVAREYNMEVQPQLVLLQKTLLYIEGLGRQLYPQLDLWDTAKPFLQKWLDEQMGIKAFTKSVKQKLPYWREHLVDLPENVMDALAQQKIIADELIHLNRTLAKKRNIPHFTSFILGLCTGLVIWLLIYLLS; encoded by the coding sequence ATGCAAATTAAAGATATTTCCCACTTATATAACATCATTAAAACTTTCTTACTTTACGGGATTGATGAGGCCCTACCCCAGCACCGCTATACACGTGCAATCCGCTGCTGGCGAAAAACCCTATTTTGGCTACGAAATCAACATAAGGACAAAACATTTGGTTTGCGTTTACGCCTTGCGCTACAAGAGTTGGGACCAGTTTGGATCAAATTAGGACAAATGCTTTCCACGCGTCGTGATTTATTCCCCCCTGACATTGCTGATGAATTAGCGTTGTTACAAGATCAAGTCGATCCCTTTGATGGCAAGATCGCCAGAGCACAAATTGAAAAAGCGCTAGGCGCGCCACTCGAAACATGGTTTGATGAATTTAACGAAACAGCCTTAGCTTCAGCTTCGATTGCACAAGTCCATACGGCAAAATTTAAGCAAAACGCACCGCACTTAGAAAGCCGTTTGGCAGGAAAAGAAGTGGTATTAAAGGTTTTACGCCCTAACATCCAACAAATGATTAATGCTGACTTAAGTTTAATGTACAAAGTAGCAAGTTGGATCCCGCGCATAAAAGCAGAAGGACGCAGACTACGCCCTGTGGAAGTCGTGCGCGAATATGAAAAAACCCTACGCGATGAATTAGACTTACGCCGTGAAATGGCGAATGCGATTCAATTACGTGCCAATTTTGAAAACAGCCCAATGTTATACATTCCCGAAATGTATAAACAATTTTGTCATCAAACCGTCATCGTCATGGAACGTATTTATGGGATACCGGTTTCCAATATTGAAGAACTCCATGCTAATGGCACCAATATGAAATTACTGGCGGAGCGTGGTGTACAGGTATTTTTTACTCAGGTTTTTCGTGATAGCTTTTTCCATGCCGACATGCACCCGGGTAATATTTTTGTCAATCGAGCACATCCTGACGATCCCCAATATATTGGGATCGATTGTGGTATTGTGGGACGCCTCAATGATCATGATAAACGTTATTTAGCGGAAAGTTTTGTGGCGTTTTTTAATCGCGACTATCGCCGTGTTGCGGAAATGCATGTTGCATCGGGTTGGACGCCCAAAGACACGAATATTGATGATTTTGAGCAAGCTTTTCGTGAGGTGTGTGAGCCAATTTTTGCTAAACCCTTATCCGAGATTTCCTTTGGACATGTGCTCTTAAACCTGTTTAATGTGGCACGCGAATACAATATGGAAGTCCAGCCACAATTGGTGTTACTACAAAAAACGTTACTTTACATTGAAGGGTTAGGCAGACAGCTTTATCCACAACTAGATTTATGGGATACCGCGAAGCCCTTCTTACAAAAATGGCTCGATGAGCAAATGGGCATAAAAGCCTTTACTAAATCTGTTAAACAAAAACTGCCATATTGGCGTGAACATTTGGTTGATTTACCAGAAAATGTGATGGATGCCCTCGCGCAACAAAAAATTATCGCTGATGAGTTAATCCATTTAAATCGCACCTTAGCCAAAAAACGTAACATTCCTCACTTCACCTCCTTTATTCTGGGGTTATGCACTGGCTTAGTGATCTGGCTTTTAATTTACTTACTAAGCTGA
- a CDS encoding SCP2 domain-containing protein — protein MQFTFFQQLMLPQYLCAGVETLLNKLIQQTAYCAPYLRKLNNKVLAVKLQKIDLPIYFFFSSQRIELLSRYEGETDCAVDIAPSLLFHLPKKSQLSQFINDKSIYLQGDLQVLQDFVALIEFLEKDPAELLSPYLGDVPAQTAVDFLTKLTRSIKYKLNQSQQFWGERLTEEWQVISPSLAIADFCDQVKHLEHQTAHLEQKIEMLFKKK, from the coding sequence ATGCAATTCACCTTTTTTCAGCAACTGATGTTGCCACAATATCTATGCGCAGGTGTAGAAACACTGCTTAATAAATTGATTCAACAGACCGCTTATTGCGCGCCCTATTTACGCAAGCTCAATAACAAGGTTTTAGCAGTCAAATTACAAAAAATAGACTTACCAATCTATTTTTTCTTTTCTTCACAACGGATTGAGTTACTCAGCCGATATGAAGGTGAAACTGACTGTGCTGTGGATATTGCGCCAAGCTTACTGTTTCATTTGCCGAAGAAATCGCAGTTAAGCCAATTTATTAATGATAAGTCCATTTACCTGCAAGGCGATTTACAGGTGTTACAAGATTTTGTCGCCCTGATTGAATTTTTAGAGAAAGATCCCGCAGAATTGCTTTCTCCTTATCTTGGCGATGTCCCTGCACAAACGGCAGTAGATTTTCTGACGAAATTAACCCGTTCGATAAAATACAAACTTAACCAAAGCCAACAATTTTGGGGTGAGCGCTTAACGGAAGAATGGCAAGTTATTTCACCAAGTTTGGCTATCGCGGATTTTTGTGATCAAGTTAAACACTTAGAACACCAAACCGCGCATTTAGAACAAAAAATTGAAATGCTTTTCAAAAAGAAATAG